The Geobacter sp. AOG2 genome includes a window with the following:
- a CDS encoding B12-binding domain-containing radical SAM protein produces MKVLFVHPHGSNFMPGVQDITTIFNIMPPLGIMSIAAWLERHGIEVEIIDCYATPMEVDDLADEVIRRKPDAVGFSTTTSAFHEGYRIASAVKERDAGIVTVFGGAHPCTMGAPLLDGFPAIDFLVIGEGEQTMLELAQAGFMGAESLPGIAFRRDGRGVATAPRELIANLDDLPFPAYHLLPGFPKRYTLPLFSFPTAPNTSIISSRGCPYACSYCDRSVFSRGFRFNSPEYIVEHVAMLNRNYGIRHVFFYDDLFTFDRKRVAEFCDLKAKKRLNVTYNCIARLEHVDAELLSLLKRSGCWQVNFGIESGDPEVLRKHRKFYGLDEVGMKLQMVKKAGMRVKGLFMIGLPGEDETAIRRTIDYALSLPLEEINVTKFTPFPGAPIYKTIREQGEFDEKWELMNCMNFVFVPTGMTKDQLEELYNEFIRRFYHRTRIHWGYTKMIWKSPHSILAFLRNLPEILAFERKQKW; encoded by the coding sequence GTCCATCCCCACGGCAGCAACTTCATGCCGGGCGTGCAGGATATCACCACCATTTTCAATATCATGCCCCCCCTGGGGATCATGAGCATTGCCGCCTGGCTTGAGCGCCACGGCATAGAGGTCGAGATCATCGACTGCTATGCCACGCCCATGGAGGTTGACGATCTGGCCGACGAAGTCATCCGCCGCAAGCCCGACGCCGTGGGGTTTTCCACCACAACCTCGGCATTCCATGAAGGATATCGCATCGCCAGCGCCGTTAAGGAGCGGGATGCCGGGATCGTCACGGTTTTTGGCGGTGCGCACCCCTGCACCATGGGTGCGCCGCTCCTGGACGGCTTCCCTGCTATCGACTTCCTGGTGATCGGCGAGGGGGAGCAGACCATGCTGGAGCTGGCCCAGGCCGGCTTCATGGGGGCGGAGTCCCTGCCCGGCATCGCCTTCCGCCGCGACGGCAGGGGTGTGGCTACAGCCCCACGCGAACTGATCGCCAATCTGGACGATCTCCCGTTTCCCGCCTATCACCTGCTGCCCGGTTTCCCCAAACGCTACACCCTGCCGCTGTTCAGCTTTCCCACAGCCCCCAACACGAGTATCATCTCCAGTCGTGGCTGCCCCTATGCCTGTTCCTACTGCGACCGTTCGGTATTCTCCCGCGGATTCCGCTTCAATTCGCCCGAGTACATCGTCGAACACGTAGCTATGCTCAACCGCAACTACGGCATCCGCCATGTCTTTTTCTACGACGACCTGTTCACCTTCGACCGCAAACGGGTAGCGGAATTCTGCGACCTGAAAGCAAAAAAAAGGCTGAACGTTACTTACAATTGCATTGCCCGGTTGGAGCATGTGGATGCGGAACTGCTGTCGCTGCTCAAACGTTCCGGTTGCTGGCAGGTCAACTTCGGCATCGAATCCGGCGACCCGGAGGTGCTCAGGAAGCATCGCAAATTTTACGGGCTTGATGAGGTGGGCATGAAGCTGCAGATGGTCAAGAAGGCGGGCATGCGGGTCAAAGGACTCTTCATGATCGGCCTGCCGGGGGAGGACGAAACCGCCATCCGTCGTACCATCGACTATGCTCTGTCTCTGCCGCTGGAAGAGATCAACGTTACCAAGTTCACCCCTTTCCCCGGTGCTCCAATCTACAAGACCATCCGCGAGCAGGGTGAGTTCGACGAGAAGTGGGAGTTGATGAACTGCATGAACTTCGTCTTCGTGCCCACGGGGATGACCAAGGATCAGTTGGAGGAACTCTACAACGAATTCATCCGCCGCTTCTATCACCGCACCCGTATTCACTGGGGCTACACGAAGATGATCTGGAAATCGCCTCACAGTATCCTGGCTTTCCTGCGCAACCTGCCGGAGATCCTGGCCTTTGAGCGGAAGCAAAAGTGGTGA
- a CDS encoding TVP38/TMEM64 family protein: MKKSGKDRACLFKAVLLALLLVVLCILVLRDLPPEWLDPRWLEIWIKSMGILAPLAYILLRTVAIVLTVVPNAPLDVAGGVIFGPFWGTIYSLIGSEAGAIACFLLAHALGREAITRLLHREVAFNGRYPQRQMAYIVLFARFEPVFSFALVSYGAGLTGMSLRIFALTTLVGMTPGTILLNYYGKTFFTGVSLTQQIILGLALVALLLAIPVWIKRNRPEWWDAATKEADPPEGER, from the coding sequence ATGAAAAAAAGCGGCAAAGATAGGGCGTGTCTGTTCAAGGCGGTGTTGCTCGCCCTCCTCCTGGTCGTTCTCTGCATCCTCGTGTTGCGGGATTTACCGCCCGAATGGCTTGACCCCAGATGGCTCGAAATCTGGATCAAGAGCATGGGGATTCTGGCGCCCCTGGCCTATATCCTCCTCAGAACCGTTGCCATCGTGCTGACCGTTGTCCCCAACGCCCCCCTGGATGTGGCCGGTGGCGTCATCTTTGGCCCATTCTGGGGCACCATCTACTCACTCATCGGCTCCGAGGCCGGGGCCATTGCCTGTTTTCTCCTGGCCCATGCTCTGGGCAGGGAGGCAATCACCCGGCTCCTGCACCGGGAGGTGGCCTTCAACGGCCGTTACCCACAACGTCAGATGGCGTACATTGTCCTGTTCGCCCGCTTCGAACCGGTCTTCTCTTTCGCCCTGGTCAGCTACGGCGCCGGCCTGACCGGCATGTCGCTAAGAATCTTTGCCCTGACGACACTGGTGGGTATGACCCCCGGCACCATTTTGCTCAACTACTACGGAAAAACGTTCTTTACGGGCGTTTCCCTGACGCAGCAGATAATCCTGGGACTTGCCTTGGTCGCCCTGCTGCTGGCCATCCCGGTCTGGATCAAACGAAACCGGCCTGAATGGTGGGACGCAGCCACAAAGGAGGCAGATCCACCGGAAGGTGAACGCTAA